In Drosophila santomea strain STO CAGO 1482 chromosome 2L, Prin_Dsan_1.1, whole genome shotgun sequence, a single window of DNA contains:
- the LOC120446116 gene encoding uncharacterized protein LOC120446116: MESKLIEKSQWPELRDLYANDRTNLTGFDLIEYFINYIPLSESESIKICTSDKDWTTHGSYILIHYLDGKAYIYFNTIKGSLADLEKLLCSLNLNVFHLICGYEERLKPLVEAYWLNLGQDLTRLEHQGAIVYHLPSCEVPSWKPSVNTSCKVAYLTPKHAELVDKHWAYRSADSMTLISGFMENNLTAGVFDIQGEPLAWCLRSPHGSLSNLHVLSSRRRKGLGSLAVRFLAHEIKSRGSEVLATVVPENEGSQKKFQKLGFKPISKLYWAVIPCFTYIHNK; this comes from the exons ATGGAATCAAAACTAATAGAAAAATCTCAGTGGCCAGAGCTCAGAGATTTGTACGCGAATGATAGGACTAATCTCACGGGATTCGACTTAATCGAGTACTTTATAAACTACATACCCTTATCCGAATCAGAGTCCATTAAGATATGCACCAGCGATAAGGATTGGACAACGCATGGCAGCTATATActaatt CATTATTTGGATGGCAAGGcctatatttactttaatacCATTAAGGGATCGCTGGCAGATCTAGAAAAACTGTTGTGCTCCCTTAATCTGAATGTGTTCCACTTGATTTGTGGCTATGAAGAGAGATTAAAGCCATTAGTCGAGGCATATTGGCTGAATTTGGGTCAAGATTTGACAAGACTTGAACACCAGGGCGCCATTGTTTATCACCTGCCAAGCTGCGAAGTTCCCAGTTGGAAACCGAG TGTAAATACCTCTTGCAAAGTTGCTTATCTCACTCCCAAACATGCCGAATTGGTCGACAAGCACTGGGCTTATCGCTCAGCTGATTCTATGACTTTGATAAGTGGTTTTATGGAGAACAATCTCACTGCTGGGGTATTTGATATCCAAGGAGAACCTCTTGCCTGGTGCCTAAG ATCTCCCCATGGAAGTCTAAGCAACCTGCACGTCTTATCCTCACGTCGTCGAAAGGGATTGGGATCCTTGGCAGTGCGCTTTTTGGCTCATGAAATCAAGTCAAGGGGCTCAGAAGTCCTGGCTACTGTTGTTCCCGAAAACGAGGGTTCGCAAAAAAAGTTCCAGAAACTGGGCTTCAAGCCCATCAGCAAACTCTACTGGGCAGTGATACCCTGctttacatatatacacaataAATAG
- the LOC120446102 gene encoding serine protease inhibitor 28Dc: MLRSLLALLLTSAACCGAELFREGLRTPETMAYINGLVQQQQQQQQQQQQQQQQQQQQQVQLEAQHIQAIPLPPVPPLQSPGLVSGLVNGFGSQNDPALNRISDASVKQPLPAAPSQFSAPASTSTSASGYVDVATSDKIANSVLNFANIMGQHLTSGKTELFSPLSIVYSLVLLLLGAKGRSYEELSSVFGIPDTYRLHQEFGLMLQDLQQPTREAVSPGRPVTNWRASSPMRSNRRAQRPGAHEVHLANGLFTQAGYSLNPDYRRVIAEVYASELQVQDFEGSPATARYNINAWVAKHTKNHIENIISSDIPQATRMIIANALYFKGFWETDFIESATRPDNFYPNGEGTEPAMRVQMMATGGAYPYHEDHELGCKIIGLPYRGNLSTMYIIQPFKSSVRELMALQQRLTADKIEDMIGRMYRRAALVALPKMHLTKSINLKTLMQRLGLGGIFSTVQNDLSLIATNEATRTNSLGGNSLQNLEAQRRAGMGGARSDLVVDDIVHKVDFTVNEQGTEAAASSVTYLKKSGPDVVFRGDTPFLVLVRHDPTKLVLFYGLINEPPTAA; this comes from the exons atgttgCGCTCGCTTTTGGCACTTTTGCTCACGAGTGCGGCGTGCTGTGGGGCGGAACTCTTCCGGGAGGGCTTGAGGACTCCGGAAACGATGGCCTACATTAACGGACtagtgcagcagcagcaacagcagcagcagcagcaacagcagcagcagcaacagcagcagcaacagcaggtgCAGCTGGAGGCGCAGCACATTCAGGCGATACCGCTGCCCCCCGTGCCGCCCCTCCAATCGCCCGGCCTTGTGAGCGGCCTTGTGAATGGCTTTGGCAGCCAGAACGACCCCGCGCTGAATCGCATATCAGACGCTTCGGTAAAACAGCCGCTTCCGGCTGCCCCTTCCCAATTCTCCGCCCccgcctccacctccacctccgccTCCGGCTACGTGGATGTGGCCACCTCCGATAAGATTGCGAACAGTGTGCTGAACTTTGCCAACATTATGGGACAGCACTTGACCAGCGGCAAGACGGAGCTATTCTCCCCGCTGAGCATTGTGTACtcgctggtgctgctgctgctgggcgccAAGGGTCGCAGTTACGAGGAGCTGTCCTCGGTCTTTGGCATTCCGGATACGTACCGCCTGCACCAAGAGTTCGGCCTGATGCTGCAGGATCTGCAACAGCCCACCAGGGAGGCAGTGTCGCCAGGACGACCGGTGACCAACTGGCGTGCCAGCAGCCCCATGAGATCCAATCGACGGGCCCAGCGACCGGGTGCCCATGAGGTGCACCTGGCCAATGGCCTGTTCACACAGGCCGGCTACTCACTCAACCCCGACTACAG ACGGGTGATCGCCGAGGTCTACGCCTCGGAACTGCAGGTTCAGGATTTCGAGGGCAGTCCGGCGACAGCGCGTTACAACATCAACGCCTGGGTGGCGAAGCACACAAAGAACCACATCGAGAACATCATCTCCAGCGATATACCACAGGCCACCAGGATGATCATCGCCAATGCGTTGTACTTCAAGGGCTTCTGGGAAACGGACTTCATCGAGTCGGCCACGCGACCGGATAACTTTTATCCCAATGGCGAGGGAACTGAGCCGGCCATGAGGGTGCAAATGATGGCCACTGGAGGCGCATATCCGTATCACGAGGATCACGAGCTGGGCTGCAAGATCATTGGACTGCCGTACAGGGGAAATCTGAGCACCATGTACATCATCCAGCCGTTTAAGTCATCGGTGCGGGAGCTAATGGCACTGCAGCAGCGTTTGACGGCGGATAAGATCGAGGACATGATCGGCAGGATGTACAGACGGGCAGCCCTGGTGGCATTGCCAAAGATGCATCTCACCAAGTCGATCAACCTAAAGACCCTCATGCAGCGCCTAGGGCTGGGCGGAATCTTCAGCACGGTGCAGAATGATCTCTCGCTGATAGCCACCAACGAGGCGACGAGAACGAATTCGCTGGGCGGGAATAGTCTGCAGAATCTGGAGGCACAGCGCAGAGCCGGAATGGGTGGAGCACGCTCCGATTTGGTGGTGGATGACATCGTCCACAAAGTGGACTTCACCGTCAACGAGCAGGGCACGGAGGCGGCGGCCTCTTCGGTCACATACCTTAAGAAATCCGGTCCCGATGTCGTCTTCCGGGGCGACACTCCATTCCTGGTACTTGTGCGCCACGATCCCACGAAACTGGTGCTCTTCTACGGTCTTATAAATGAGCCTCCAACGGCTGCTTAG
- the LOC120458211 gene encoding annulin isoform X1: MGQKLTCCRECGDWKWCSTKDGEEPTLRIRNANANYFTGAPQGDKTDGASSAVLGVLKVDLCQEDNHEEHHTSHFYAATAKEALVVRRGEPFRLKIHFNRDYSPSKDAISFIFTVADDTKPTPGHGTLNALVPHDGIDYLGDTLEWGAGIEAHEGQTLTVLIKPPSTCPVTEWKLDIDTKLLGDGSRSFALPLPIYVLFNPWCPDDQVYLEDRDQRKEYVMHDTTLIWRGSYNRLRPSVWKIGQFERHVLECSLKVLGTVGRIPPAYRGDPVRVARALSALVNSVDDDGILLGNWSEDFSGGVAPTKWTGSVEILQQFHKTQKSVKFAQCWNFSGVLTTIARCLGIPSRIITCYSSAHDTQASLTVDVFIDANNKKLDAETTDSIWNYHVWNELWMQRPDLGVGEHGTFDGWQVVDATPQEASDNMYRVGPASVSAVKNGDILRPFDGGFVFAEVNADKLYWRYNGPSQPLKLLRKDTLAIGHLISTKAVLKWEREDITDTYKHAERSEEERSTMLKALKQSRHAFSRYYLNDNFNEIEFDMELKDDIKIGQSFSVVLKVANKSESRTHMATGQISCDAVLYTGVGAMEVKTLGFELELEPKSSDYVRMEVIFEEYYDKLSSQAAFQISAAAKVKDTDYDYYAQDDFRVRKPDIKFQLGEAAIVAKKELDVILRLENPLPIPLHKGLFTVEGPGIEQPLKFKIAEIPVGGTAAATFKYTPPYAGRGTMLAKFTSRELDDVDGYRHYEIEPRPEDLLQPNGSHRSSNIIRRRTDVIA, from the exons ATGGGTCAGAAACTAACGTGTTGCAGGGAGTGCGGCGATTGGAAGTGGTGCTCAACTAAGGACGGCGAGGAGccaacgctgcgtatacgcaatgccaatgccaactATTTTACGGGTGCTCCGCAAGGCGACAAAACAG ATGGCGCCAGCTCAGCAGTGCTGGGTGTGCTGAAGGTGGATCTGTGCCAGGAAGACAACCACGAGGAGCACCACACGAGCCACTTCTACGCGGCGACGGCCAAGGAGGCGCTGGTGGTGAGGCGTGGCGAGCCCTTCAGGCTGAAGATCCACTTCAATCGGGACTACAGTCCCAGCAAGGATGCCATCAGCTTCATTTTCACTGTGGCAGATGACACCAAACCGACTCCCGGCCATGGAACACTCAATGCCCTGGTGCCGCACGATGGCATCGATTATCTGGGCGACACTTTGGAATGGGGTGCCGGCATTGAAGCGCATGAGGGTCAAACGCTCACGGTGCTGATTAAACCACCATCAACCTGTCCCGTGACGGAGTGGAAACTGGACATCGACACGAAGCTGCTGGGCGATGGATCGCGGAGCTTTGCCCTGCCGCTGCCCATCTATGTGCTCTTCAATCCCTGGTGTCCGGATGATCAGGTGTATCTGGAGGATCGGGACCAGCGCAAGGAGTACGTGATGCACGACACCACGCTGATCTGGAGGGGATCGTACAACAGATTGCGTCCATCGGTTTGGAAAATCGGCCAATTCGAACGGCATGTGCTCGAGTGCAGCCTGAAGGTACTGGGCACGGTGGGCAGGATTCCGCCGGCCTACAGAGGCGATCCCGTGAGAGTTGCTCGAGCGTTGTCCGCACTGGTGAACTCGGTGGATGATGATGGTATCCTGTTGGGCAACTGGTCGGAGGACTTCTCCGGCGGCGTGGCACCCACCAAGTGGACGGGCTCGGTGGAGATTCTACAGCAATTCCACAAGACCCAGAAGTCGGTTAAGTTCGCACAGTGTTGGAATTTCAGCGGTGTTTTGACCACCATTGCAAGGTGTTTGGGCATACCCTCTAGGATCATCACTTGCTACTCCTCCGCTCACGATACACAGGCCTCGCTCACCGTGGACGTGTTCATCGATGCCAATAACAAGAAGTTGGATGCAGAGACCACGGACTCGATCTGGAACTACCATGTGTGGAACGAGCTCTGGATGCAGAGACCCGATTTGGGAGTGGGCGAGCACGGCACCTTCGATGGCTGGCAGGTGGTGGACGCCACTCCGCAGGAGGCATCCGATAACATGTATCGCGTGGGACCCGCATCCGTTTCGGCGGTGAAAAACGGCGACATCCTGCGACCCTTCGATGGTGGCTTCGTCTTCGCGGAGGTGAATGCGGATAAGCTCTATTGGCGCTACAATGGACCCAGTCAGCCGCTTAAGCTGCTCCGGAAGGATACGTTGGCCATTGGACACCTGATCAGCACAAAGGCGGTGCTCAAATGGGAAAGGGAGGACATCACCGATACCTACAAGCATGCCGAGCGCTCCGAGGAGGAAAGGAGCACCATGCTCAAGGCCCTCAAGCAATCCCGGCATGCGTTCAGTCGTTACTATCTGAATGACAATTTCAATGAGATTGAGTTTGATATGGAGCTGAAGGACGACATTAAGATCGGGCAGAGCTTCAGTGTGGTCCTGAAGGTGGCCAACAAGAGCGAGAGTCGCACCCACATGGCCACGGGTCAGATCAGTTGCGATGCCGTCCTGTACACCGGAGTGGGTGCCATGGAGGTGAAGACTCTGGGCTTtgaactggaactggagccCAAGAGCAGCGACTATGTGCGCATGGAGGTGATCTTCGAGGAGTACTACGACAAGCTGTCCTCGCAGGCCGCCTTCCAGATATCCGCCGCCGCCAAGGTCAAGGACACCGACTACGATTACTATGCGCAGGATGATTTCCGGGTGCGCAAGCCGGACATTAAGTTCCAGCTGGGTGAGGCTGCCATTGTGGCCAAAAAGGAGCTGGACGTTATTCTGCGCCTGGAGAACCCACTGCCCATTCCACTGCACAAGGGTCTGTTCACCGTGGAGGGTCCTGGCATCGAGCAGCCTCTCAAGTTCAAG ATCGCCGAAATTCCAGTGGGAGGCACTGCAGCTGCCACCTTCAAGTACACTCCGCCCTACGCGGGGCGTGGCACCATGCTGGCCAAGTTCACCTCCAGGGAACTGGACGATGTGGATGGCTATAGGCACTACGAAATCGAGCCACGGCCGGAGGATCTGCTGCAGCCCAATGGAAGCCACcgaagcagcaacatcatccGCAGACGCACCGATGTAATTGCCTAA
- the LOC120454159 gene encoding inactive pancreatic lipase-related protein 1 — MLALCWLCGLALGWMVGIRGEVALNQEDYNKTWIYMPNGQGKPEVAYLVEPPPENRINLPQLIKFELYGSDSSSSADFWIDDNNFEFPQRHKRDTWQEMAEKFNPELDTKILVHGWKSSTMSNSIQSIRGAYIERGQVNVFAINWKDQADNIYYLTPARYTVQVGRAVAKLIDLLVEEKDADPNRIHLIGHSLGAHIMGYAGSYTKYRVNRITGLDPARPAFEDCIGPENHLDDTDANFVDVIHSCAGYLGFRKPIGMVDFYPNGGGPPQPGCKELSQIFTGCSHGRSYEYYAESINSPKGFYGVPCSGLDELKGKNCTGGKILMGDPVPREARGVFFVKTANKPSYALGIDDVWSN, encoded by the exons ATGTTGGCGCTTTGCTGGCTTTGTGGCCTGGCCCTTGGTTGGATGG TTGGCATTCGTGGTGAGGTGGCTCTGAACCAGGAGGATTACAACAAGACTTGGATCTATATGCCCAATGGCCAAGGTAAGCCGGAGGTGGCCTACCTGGTGGAACCTCCGCCCGAAAACCGCATCAATCTGCCGCAGCTCATCAAGTTTGAACTATATGGAAG CGACTCCAGTTCCAGCGCCGACTTCTGGATAGATGACAACAACTTTGAGTTTCCGCAGCGTCACAAGCGGGACACCTGGCAGGAGATGGCGGAGAAGTTCAACCCGGAACTGGACACCAAGATCCTCGTGCACGGCTGGAAGTCCAGCACCATGAGCAATTCCATTCAATCGATTCGTGGTGCCTATATCGAACGCGGCCAGGTGAACGTGTTCGCCATCAACTGGAAGGATCAGGCGGACAATATATACTACCTGACCCCGGCCAGATACACGGTGCAGGTGGGCAGGGCAGTGGCCAAGCTAATTGATCTGCTGGTGGAGGAGAAGGATGCGGATCCGAATAGGATTCATTTGATTGGCCACAGTCTGGGTGCGCACATCATGGGCTATGCTGGTTCGTACACAAAGTACAGGGTGAATCGCATCACGGGCTTGGATCCAGCTCGTCCCGCTTTCGAGGATTGCATCGGTCCCGAGAATCACTTGGACGACACGGACGCCAACTTTGTGGATGTGATTCACAGTTGTGCCGGATACCTGGGCTTCCGTAAGCCCATTGGCATGGTGGATTTCTATCCAAATGGCGGTGGACCACCGCAGCCAGGCTGCAAGGAGCTTTCACAGATTTTCA CTGGTTGCAGTCATGGACGTTCTTATGAATATTACGCCGAGTCTATTAACTCTCCCAAAGGATTTTATGGTGTTCCCTGCTCCGGACTGGACGAGCTCAAGGGAAAGAACTGTACTGGCGGAAAGATCCTAATGGGTGATCCGGTTCCGCGCGAAGCTCGTGGAGTATTCTTTGTGAAGACGGCCAACAAACCAAGCTACGCCTTGGGGATCGATGATGTATGGAGTAATTGA
- the LOC120451297 gene encoding cytochrome P450 6a2-like: MFVLIYLLIAISSLLAYLHHRNFNYWSRRGVPHVAPHPLYGNMVGFRKSRVMHDFFFDYYNKYRKSGNPFVGFYFLHKPAAFIVDTKLAKNILIKDFSNFADRGQFHNGRDDPLTQHLFNLDGKKWKDMRQRLTPTFTSGKMKYMFPTMVKVSEEFVKVITEQVPAAHNGAVLEIKDLMARYTIDVIGNCAFGIECNTLRNPVSDFRTMGLKVFSNFRHGKLLTMFMFSFPKLASRLRMRMLPEDVHQFFMRLVNDTIALRERENFKRNDFMNLLIELKQKGRATLDNGEVIEGMNIGELAAQVFVFYVAGFETSSATMSYCLYELAQNQGIQDRLRNEIQTVLEEHEGQLTYDAVKAMTYLNQVISETLRLYTFVPHLERQALNDYVVPGHEKLLIEKGTQIIIPACAYHRDEDLYPNPEVFDPDRFSPEKVAARDSVEWLPFGDGPRNCIGMRFGQMQARIGLAQIIRRFRISVCDKTEIPLKFNPASVAMVPIGGVYLRMERI, translated from the exons ATGTTCGTTTTAATATACCTTCTGATTGCGATTTCTTCGCTTTTGGCCTACTTGCACCACCGCAACTTCAACTACTGGAGTCGCCGCGGAGTGCCGCACGTTGCTCCGCATCCACTGTATGGCAACATGGTCGGATTCCGGAAGAGCCGGGTGATGCACGACTTCTTCTTCGACTACTACAACAAGTACCGGAAGAGCGGCAATCCCTTCGTGGGCTTTTACTTTCTGCACAAGCCGGCCGCCTTCATTGTGGACACCAAGCTGGCCAAGAACATCCTGATCAAGGACTTCTCGAACTTTGCCGATCGCGGCCAGTTCCACAACGGGCGCGACGATCCGCTTACGCAGCACCTGTTCAATCTGGACGGAAAGAAGTGGAAGGATATGCGTCAGCGGCTGACGCCCACGTTCACCTCGGGCAAGATGAAGTACATGTTCCCCACGATGGTCAAGGTGTCCGAGGAGTTTGTCAAGGTGATCACGGAACAGGTGCCCGCCGCCCACAACGGAGCTGTGCTCGAGATCAAGGATCTGATGGCCAGATACACCATCGATGTGATTGGCAACTGTGCCTTCGGCATTGAGTGTAATACGCTGCGCAACCCAGTCAGCGATTTCCGCACCATGGGACTAAAGGTGTTCTCCAATTTCCGTCACGGGAAACTGCTCACCATGTTCATGTTCAGCTTTCCCAAGCTGGCCAGCAGGCTGAGGATGCGCATGCTGCCAGAGGACGTCCACCAGTTCTTCATGCGCCTTGTCAACGATACGATTGCCCTCAGGGAGCGGGAGAACTTCAAGAGGAATGACTTTATGAACCTGCTGATCGAGCTGAAACAGAAAGGACGCGCCACCCTGGACAATGGTGAGGTGATCGAGGGCATGAACATTGGTGAACTGGCCGCCCAGGTGTTCGTCTTCTATGTGGCCGGCTTTGAGACCTCCTCCGCGACCATGAGTTACTGCCTGTATGAGTTGGCCCAGAATCAGGGCATCCAGGACAGGCTGAGGAACGAGATCCAAACGGTGCTGGAGGAACACGAGGGTCAGCTAACATATGACGCCGTCAAGGCCATGACCTACTTGAACCAGGTCATCTCAG AAACCCTGAGGCTCTACACCTTTGTGCCCCACCTCGAACGGCAGGCCCTTAACGACTACGTGGTGCCGGGCCACGAAAAGTTATTGATTGAGAAGGGCACCCAGATCATAATCCCCGCCTGTGCCTACCATCGCGATGAGGATCTTTATCCCAATCCTGAGGTCTTCGATCCCGACCGCTTCTCGCCGGAGAAAGTGGCCGCCCGCGATTCCGTGGAGTGGCTGCCCTTCGGCGACGGACCGCGCAACTGCATCGGGATGCGGTTTGGCCAAATGCAGGCCCGCATTGGTCTGGCTCAGATCATCAGACGGTTCCGGATATCCGTCTGCGACAAGACAGAGATCCCACTCAAGTTTAACCCCGCTTCCGTAGCTATGGTCCCCATTGGGGGCGTCTACTTGCGAATGGAGCGCATCTAA
- the LOC120446115 gene encoding uncharacterized protein LOC120446115 → MREVVVMSTEDSLVEIPRSDWTKLRDLYVHRDTDPQGYLCINNFINWVEIDPELKVSFLSLNGDWQSDGTFLLTLCSDTHANHLYLNTLSDNFDRVTKAVECLKSFGKEYLFFGFGSRLKPVVEHIGSLICNNKEPHFVETVWYTASKELVDSFTIQVPTGLTLLNLTLEDAETINENWPHRAPGSIEFVRSLIKYNINLGAYDDNGKLVAWCLRLPIGSLGLLQVLDSHKRLGLGSLMVKSMAKKISAAGDQVLAPVVTKNTASRSMFEKLGFRAIDTTYWAH, encoded by the exons ATGCGTGAGGTTGTCGTCATGTCGACGGAGGATTCTTTGGTTGAAATTCCACGCAGCGATTGGACGAAGCTGCGAGATTTGTATGTCCACAGAGACACGGATCCCCAAGGCTATCTGTGCATAAATAACTTCATCAATTGGGTTGAGATAGATCCGGAACTGAAAGTCAGTTTTCTATCGTTGAATGGCGATTGGCAGAGCGATGGAACCTTTCTTCTAACC TTATGTTCGGACACTCATGCTAACCACCTTTACCTTAACACTCTGAGCGACAATTTTGATCGAGTGACGAAAGCGGTAGAGTGCCTAAAGTCCTTTGGGAAGGAATACCTTTTCTTCGGCTTTGGTTCCCGATTGAAGCCTGTGGTAGAACACATTGGCAGCCTAATTTGCAACAATAAGGAACCGCACTTTGTGGAGACCGTTTGGTACACTGCCAGCAAAGAACTAGTAGATTCGTTTACTATTCA GGTACCGACGGGCTTAACTCTACTAAACTTGACCCTCGAAGATGCCGAAACTATCAATGAAAACTGGCCACATCGAGCACCTGGCTCCATAGAGTTTGTGAGAAgtttaattaagtataataTTAACTTGGGAGCTTATGACGACAACGGAAAGTTGGTTGCTTGGTGTCTGCG ATTGCCGATTGGATCGTTGGGTCTGCTGCAGGTCCTGGACTCACATAAACGGCTCGGCTTGGGAAGCTTGATGGTAAAGTCCATGGCTAAGAAGATCTCCGCAGCGGGCGACCAAGTTTTGGCCCCAGTAGTGACGAAGAACACCGCCTCGAGGAGCATGTTCGAGAAACTTGGTTTCCGTGCTATAGACACCACATATTGGGCTCACTAG
- the LOC120458211 gene encoding annulin isoform X2, which translates to MSYWYRNYTPSWLQRWWPNSPPRRVNPFRNTRPSADLEDGASSAVLGVLKVDLCQEDNHEEHHTSHFYAATAKEALVVRRGEPFRLKIHFNRDYSPSKDAISFIFTVADDTKPTPGHGTLNALVPHDGIDYLGDTLEWGAGIEAHEGQTLTVLIKPPSTCPVTEWKLDIDTKLLGDGSRSFALPLPIYVLFNPWCPDDQVYLEDRDQRKEYVMHDTTLIWRGSYNRLRPSVWKIGQFERHVLECSLKVLGTVGRIPPAYRGDPVRVARALSALVNSVDDDGILLGNWSEDFSGGVAPTKWTGSVEILQQFHKTQKSVKFAQCWNFSGVLTTIARCLGIPSRIITCYSSAHDTQASLTVDVFIDANNKKLDAETTDSIWNYHVWNELWMQRPDLGVGEHGTFDGWQVVDATPQEASDNMYRVGPASVSAVKNGDILRPFDGGFVFAEVNADKLYWRYNGPSQPLKLLRKDTLAIGHLISTKAVLKWEREDITDTYKHAERSEEERSTMLKALKQSRHAFSRYYLNDNFNEIEFDMELKDDIKIGQSFSVVLKVANKSESRTHMATGQISCDAVLYTGVGAMEVKTLGFELELEPKSSDYVRMEVIFEEYYDKLSSQAAFQISAAAKVKDTDYDYYAQDDFRVRKPDIKFQLGEAAIVAKKELDVILRLENPLPIPLHKGLFTVEGPGIEQPLKFKIAEIPVGGTAAATFKYTPPYAGRGTMLAKFTSRELDDVDGYRHYEIEPRPEDLLQPNGSHRSSNIIRRRTDVIA; encoded by the exons ATGAGCTATTGGTATCGCAACTACACGCCCAGTTGGCTGCAGCGATGGTGGCCAAATTCTCCGCCCCGAAGGGTGAATCCTTTTCGCAACACACGACCTTCGGCAGATCTTGAAG ATGGCGCCAGCTCAGCAGTGCTGGGTGTGCTGAAGGTGGATCTGTGCCAGGAAGACAACCACGAGGAGCACCACACGAGCCACTTCTACGCGGCGACGGCCAAGGAGGCGCTGGTGGTGAGGCGTGGCGAGCCCTTCAGGCTGAAGATCCACTTCAATCGGGACTACAGTCCCAGCAAGGATGCCATCAGCTTCATTTTCACTGTGGCAGATGACACCAAACCGACTCCCGGCCATGGAACACTCAATGCCCTGGTGCCGCACGATGGCATCGATTATCTGGGCGACACTTTGGAATGGGGTGCCGGCATTGAAGCGCATGAGGGTCAAACGCTCACGGTGCTGATTAAACCACCATCAACCTGTCCCGTGACGGAGTGGAAACTGGACATCGACACGAAGCTGCTGGGCGATGGATCGCGGAGCTTTGCCCTGCCGCTGCCCATCTATGTGCTCTTCAATCCCTGGTGTCCGGATGATCAGGTGTATCTGGAGGATCGGGACCAGCGCAAGGAGTACGTGATGCACGACACCACGCTGATCTGGAGGGGATCGTACAACAGATTGCGTCCATCGGTTTGGAAAATCGGCCAATTCGAACGGCATGTGCTCGAGTGCAGCCTGAAGGTACTGGGCACGGTGGGCAGGATTCCGCCGGCCTACAGAGGCGATCCCGTGAGAGTTGCTCGAGCGTTGTCCGCACTGGTGAACTCGGTGGATGATGATGGTATCCTGTTGGGCAACTGGTCGGAGGACTTCTCCGGCGGCGTGGCACCCACCAAGTGGACGGGCTCGGTGGAGATTCTACAGCAATTCCACAAGACCCAGAAGTCGGTTAAGTTCGCACAGTGTTGGAATTTCAGCGGTGTTTTGACCACCATTGCAAGGTGTTTGGGCATACCCTCTAGGATCATCACTTGCTACTCCTCCGCTCACGATACACAGGCCTCGCTCACCGTGGACGTGTTCATCGATGCCAATAACAAGAAGTTGGATGCAGAGACCACGGACTCGATCTGGAACTACCATGTGTGGAACGAGCTCTGGATGCAGAGACCCGATTTGGGAGTGGGCGAGCACGGCACCTTCGATGGCTGGCAGGTGGTGGACGCCACTCCGCAGGAGGCATCCGATAACATGTATCGCGTGGGACCCGCATCCGTTTCGGCGGTGAAAAACGGCGACATCCTGCGACCCTTCGATGGTGGCTTCGTCTTCGCGGAGGTGAATGCGGATAAGCTCTATTGGCGCTACAATGGACCCAGTCAGCCGCTTAAGCTGCTCCGGAAGGATACGTTGGCCATTGGACACCTGATCAGCACAAAGGCGGTGCTCAAATGGGAAAGGGAGGACATCACCGATACCTACAAGCATGCCGAGCGCTCCGAGGAGGAAAGGAGCACCATGCTCAAGGCCCTCAAGCAATCCCGGCATGCGTTCAGTCGTTACTATCTGAATGACAATTTCAATGAGATTGAGTTTGATATGGAGCTGAAGGACGACATTAAGATCGGGCAGAGCTTCAGTGTGGTCCTGAAGGTGGCCAACAAGAGCGAGAGTCGCACCCACATGGCCACGGGTCAGATCAGTTGCGATGCCGTCCTGTACACCGGAGTGGGTGCCATGGAGGTGAAGACTCTGGGCTTtgaactggaactggagccCAAGAGCAGCGACTATGTGCGCATGGAGGTGATCTTCGAGGAGTACTACGACAAGCTGTCCTCGCAGGCCGCCTTCCAGATATCCGCCGCCGCCAAGGTCAAGGACACCGACTACGATTACTATGCGCAGGATGATTTCCGGGTGCGCAAGCCGGACATTAAGTTCCAGCTGGGTGAGGCTGCCATTGTGGCCAAAAAGGAGCTGGACGTTATTCTGCGCCTGGAGAACCCACTGCCCATTCCACTGCACAAGGGTCTGTTCACCGTGGAGGGTCCTGGCATCGAGCAGCCTCTCAAGTTCAAG ATCGCCGAAATTCCAGTGGGAGGCACTGCAGCTGCCACCTTCAAGTACACTCCGCCCTACGCGGGGCGTGGCACCATGCTGGCCAAGTTCACCTCCAGGGAACTGGACGATGTGGATGGCTATAGGCACTACGAAATCGAGCCACGGCCGGAGGATCTGCTGCAGCCCAATGGAAGCCACcgaagcagcaacatcatccGCAGACGCACCGATGTAATTGCCTAA